Proteins co-encoded in one Oncorhynchus masou masou isolate Uvic2021 chromosome 22, UVic_Omas_1.1, whole genome shotgun sequence genomic window:
- the LOC135508742 gene encoding myoblast determination protein 1 homolog 2-like, protein MELSDISFPITSADDFYDDPCFNTSDMHFFEDMDPRLVHVGLLKPDDHHHNEDEHIRAPSGHHQAGRCLLWACKACKRKTTNTDRRKAATMRERRRLGKVNDAFENLKRCTSNNPNQRLPKVEILRNAISYIESLQSLLRGQDGENYYPSLEHYNGDSDASSPRSNCSDGMMDYNAPTCTSARRSSYESSYFAETPNADARSKKNAVISSLDCLSSIVERISTDTSACTMLSVQEGSPCSPQEGSILSETGATVPSPTKCPQPSHDPIYQVL, encoded by the exons ATGGAGTTGTCGGATATTTCGTTCCCTATCACATCCGCTGATGACTTTTATGACGACCCGTGCTTCAACACCAGCGACATGCATTTTTTCGAAGACATGGACCCCCGGTTAGTCCATGTTGGTCTCCTCAAGCCAGACGACCATCATCATAACGAAGACGAGCACATCAGGGCCCCAAGCGGGCACCACCAAGCCGGTAGGTGCCTCCTCTGGGCATGTAAAGCCTGCAAGAGGAAAACCACCAACACCGACCGGAGGAAGGCTGCTACCatgcgggagaggaggagactgggcaAGGTCAACGACGCCTTCGAGAACCTGAAGAGATGTACGTCGAACAACCCCAATCAGAGGCTTCCAAAGGTGGAGATCCTGAGAAATGCCATCAGCTACATCGAGTCTCTGCAGTCTCTGCTCAGGGGCCAGGACGGCGAAAACTACTACCCTTCGCTGGAGCACTACAACGGGGACTCTGACGCATCCAGCCCACGGTCCAACTGCTCTGATGGAATG ATGGACTATAATGCCCCGACGTGCACGTCCGCAAGACGAAGCAGCTATGAAAGCTCTTATTTTGCGGAGACTCCAAATG CTGATGCCAGAAGCAAAAAGAACGCAGTCATCTCCAGCTTGGATTGTCTATCCAGCATCGTGGAGAGAATCTCAACAGACACGTCCGCGTGCACTATGTTATCAGTTCAGGAGGGTAGCCCCTGCTCTCCCCAAGAGGGATCTATCCTGAGCGAGACAGGGGCAACCGTGCCGTCGCCGACCAAGTGCCCACAGCCCTCCCATGACCCCATCTACCAAGTGCTATGA